One Mangrovimonas cancribranchiae DNA segment encodes these proteins:
- a CDS encoding DUF4197 domain-containing protein: MYRKVLAIFLMISFFNCAELQEVVEQLPDTTTVGLSNDDIASGLREALDKGIDEQVTKLTQKDGFYKNELVKIILPEELKKVEKGLRDIGLDNLADEGIKALNRAAEDAVKEATPIFVNAVKDITFTDAKNILLGNDDAATQYLTSKTQTELYSKFHPVINNSFSKVGADQIWTNLINKYNSIPFTNNVNPDLTDYVTSEALNGVYKMIAVEELEIRNKVSSRTTDLLRKVFALQD; encoded by the coding sequence ATGTACCGTAAAGTCCTTGCCATTTTCTTAATGATTTCTTTTTTTAATTGTGCCGAACTACAAGAAGTTGTAGAGCAATTACCCGACACAACTACTGTAGGTTTAAGTAACGACGATATTGCCTCTGGATTAAGAGAAGCTTTAGACAAAGGTATTGACGAACAAGTTACTAAGCTTACTCAAAAAGATGGGTTCTACAAAAACGAATTAGTAAAAATTATACTACCTGAAGAATTAAAGAAAGTTGAAAAAGGCCTACGAGACATTGGTTTAGACAATTTAGCAGACGAAGGTATAAAAGCCCTAAATCGTGCTGCTGAAGATGCCGTAAAAGAGGCCACACCTATTTTTGTTAATGCTGTAAAAGACATCACTTTTACAGATGCAAAAAACATTTTACTTGGTAACGACGATGCTGCTACACAATATTTAACCTCCAAAACACAAACAGAACTTTACAGTAAGTTCCACCCTGTTATCAACAACTCCTTTTCTAAAGTTGGTGCCGACCAAATTTGGACCAACTTAATAAATAAGTACAACAGTATTCCTTTTACCAATAATGTAAATCCTGATTTAACAGATTATGTTACTAGTGAAGCCTTAAATGGCGTGTATAAAATGATTGCTGTTGAAGAGCTTGAAATAAGAAACAAAGTATCTTCACGCACAACAGATTTGCTAAGGAAAGTATTTGCTTTACAAGATTAA
- a CDS encoding Lacal_2735 family protein, with the protein MKKLAKIKSKQSKLQQQYKQLIEQAYNLRQTDSAESDFTEYKAIKLLNKLNKLKYLDREFIKKPAL; encoded by the coding sequence ATGAAAAAACTAGCCAAAATAAAAAGCAAGCAAAGTAAACTTCAACAGCAATACAAACAGCTAATTGAACAAGCTTATAATTTAAGACAAACCGATTCAGCCGAAAGCGATTTTACAGAATATAAAGCCATAAAACTCTTAAATAAGCTAAATAAACTTAAATATTTAGATAGGGAGTTTATTAAAAAACCCGCTTTATAG
- a CDS encoding TlpA disulfide reductase family protein, which yields MNIKSIYFSVIAVLVFSVGFSQVEISQKIQDSKIAQSSENKLYFIDFWATWCGPCVYANEYLTVLQKQFSNDFYVVSLSEENSAIIEKHLKKHPSELAVFSDFNSQTMKKFGVQFLPYGVLINAYGNKLWEGSPTDFKPNDLQRFLRRSNIRGNVDDVFIVKNNNLSESSIQDYKPTKPIEIKRLNTVDNLSLEVSKEDSYVKLEGNLQEVLSYLLKTHASQLYLSKDDNASYQIYVHTSVLEHAFDEVLEELGLVAETLTKEKECLVMDFKNAQLWNTHQIDWGEDAESFLIGDTEIQANDVYLDDVKFRLSLVLDLPIKYINIKDFNTSLHDWQIHYKYYSLMEQNLLDVYGINIEKKNDEITTYHIKKAPK from the coding sequence ATGAATATAAAATCGATTTATTTTAGCGTAATAGCCGTTTTGGTTTTTTCTGTTGGATTTTCGCAAGTTGAAATATCTCAAAAAATACAAGACTCTAAAATAGCTCAGTCTAGTGAAAATAAGCTTTACTTTATAGATTTCTGGGCTACTTGGTGCGGTCCATGCGTTTATGCTAACGAGTATTTAACCGTATTACAAAAACAATTTTCAAATGATTTTTATGTGGTGTCTTTATCTGAAGAAAATTCTGCGATAATTGAAAAGCATTTAAAAAAACATCCTTCAGAATTAGCAGTTTTTTCAGATTTTAATAGTCAAACTATGAAAAAATTTGGTGTACAGTTTTTGCCTTATGGTGTGTTAATTAATGCTTATGGAAATAAACTTTGGGAAGGTAGTCCTACAGATTTTAAGCCTAATGATTTGCAGCGATTTTTAAGGCGTTCCAATATTAGAGGTAATGTGGATGATGTTTTTATTGTAAAGAATAATAATCTCTCCGAGTCATCTATTCAAGATTACAAACCAACAAAACCTATCGAGATTAAGAGGTTAAATACTGTAGATAATCTATCGCTCGAGGTTTCTAAAGAAGATAGTTACGTTAAGTTAGAAGGTAATTTACAGGAGGTTTTAAGTTATTTGTTAAAAACGCATGCTTCGCAATTGTATTTAAGCAAAGACGATAATGCTTCGTATCAGATTTATGTACATACTTCAGTGCTAGAACATGCTTTTGATGAAGTTCTTGAAGAATTAGGTTTAGTTGCGGAGACGTTAACTAAAGAAAAGGAATGTTTGGTTATGGATTTTAAGAATGCTCAACTTTGGAATACGCATCAAATAGATTGGGGGGAAGATGCTGAAAGTTTTTTAATTGGCGATACAGAAATTCAAGCTAATGATGTTTATTTAGATGATGTGAAATTTCGTTTGTCTTTGGTATTAGATTTGCCAATAAAATATATCAACATTAAAGATTTTAATACTTCTTTACACGATTGGCAAATTCATTACAAGTACTATAGTTTAATGGAGCAAAACCTTTTGGATGTTTATGGGATTAACATTGAGAAGAAAAACGATGAAATAACAACTTACCATATAAAAAAAGCACCTAAATAA
- a CDS encoding Curli production assembly/transport component CsgG, whose translation MPINKNLKVLTLIVFGWSFITAFSQEANSSYFKKENFFIYRGNNVLEGGLGTSVINGDYSNPMFEIYFKAGYKRYIIPYVNVNVSYHKFNLAAKNIYNEGFMSFDVNLEATLMPYDKFSPHIYVGGGIHASNYFNQTDPKAQAGIALEYIFSDNIGLKIFSDYNHVFSDLVDGLAYGKSNDVYWRLGFGVNYYFGRKRVKHSNQPTIINSNPIIDNK comes from the coding sequence ATGCCTATTAATAAAAATCTTAAAGTCTTAACCTTAATTGTTTTTGGATGGAGTTTTATTACTGCTTTTTCTCAGGAAGCAAATTCTAGCTATTTCAAAAAAGAAAACTTCTTTATTTATAGAGGGAATAATGTTTTAGAAGGTGGATTAGGAACTTCGGTTATTAATGGAGATTATTCTAATCCCATGTTTGAAATTTATTTTAAAGCCGGATATAAGCGCTATATCATTCCATATGTTAATGTAAATGTGTCTTACCATAAATTTAATCTCGCGGCAAAAAATATTTATAATGAAGGGTTTATGTCTTTTGATGTTAATTTGGAGGCTACGTTAATGCCTTATGATAAATTTTCGCCACATATATATGTTGGAGGAGGAATTCATGCATCAAACTATTTTAATCAAACAGATCCTAAAGCACAAGCCGGTATAGCTTTGGAGTATATTTTTTCTGATAATATTGGGTTGAAAATATTTTCCGATTATAATCATGTTTTTTCCGATTTAGTGGATGGTTTAGCATATGGAAAGTCAAACGATGTTTACTGGCGTTTAGGCTTTGGTGTAAATTACTATTTTGGTAGAAAACGTGTAAAACATTCTAATCAGCCTACAATAATTAATTCAAACCCAATAATAGACAATAAATAA
- a CDS encoding adenosylcobalamin-dependent ribonucleoside-diphosphate reductase, translated as MSINTVEKPKSTYTQDQAFEASLKYFEGDDLAARVWVNKYALKDSQGHIYERTPDDMHKRIAKEIARIEKRYPNPMSEDHVFNLIKNFKYIVPQGSPMAGIGNPYQIVSLSNCFVIGNEGASDSYGGIMKIDQEQVQLMKRRGGVGHDLSHIRPRGSEVKNSALTSTGIVPFMERYSNSTREVAQDGRRGALMLSVSINHPDAEDFIDAKMEQGKVTGANVSVKIDDGFMQAVKDDTNYIQKYPIFSHNPKYSKDIKAQKLWKKIVHNAWKSAEPGILFWDTITRESVPDCYADLGYKTISTNPCGEIPLCPYDSCRLLAINLFSYVENPFTDQATFNFELFKEHIAYAQRIMDDIIDLELEKIDAIIKKIDADPESDEIKATERNLWVNIRTKAEEGRRTGIGITAEGDMLAALGIRYGSKEGNAFSVEVHKTMAIAAYKASVYTAKERGAFSIFDIEREKNNPFIQRLKEADEQLYNDMVKYGRRNIALLTIAPTGTTSLMTQTSSGIEPVFLPVYKRRRKVNPNDKNVRVDFVDEVGDSWEEYVVFHHRFKQWMEVNNIKVDDNCSQEELDAIVKQSPYYKATSNDVDWLSKVSMQGAVQKWVDHSISVTINLPNDVSEDLVGNLYLKAWEVGCKGVTVYRDGSRSGVLISNDDKEQDTESLTNFPTKRPQILEADVVRFQNNKEKWIAFIGKIDGKPYEIFTGLADDEDGILIPRWVTEGLIIKNRNEDGTSRYDFQYKNKRGYKTTIEGLSHKFNPEYWNYAKLISSTLRHGMPIDKVVDLINSLQLDSASINTWKNGVVRALKRFVEDGTKAKGKCSNCNSDKLIYQEGCLTCQDCGSSKCG; from the coding sequence ATGAGTATCAATACGGTTGAAAAACCAAAATCCACCTATACACAAGACCAAGCTTTCGAAGCTTCCTTAAAATACTTTGAAGGAGACGATCTAGCGGCACGCGTTTGGGTAAATAAATATGCTTTAAAAGATTCTCAAGGACATATTTACGAACGCACACCAGACGATATGCATAAACGTATTGCTAAGGAAATTGCGCGAATAGAAAAGCGTTATCCTAACCCAATGTCAGAAGATCACGTATTCAATCTTATTAAGAATTTTAAGTATATCGTCCCTCAAGGAAGTCCTATGGCAGGCATAGGTAATCCTTATCAAATTGTATCCTTATCAAATTGTTTTGTTATAGGTAACGAAGGGGCTTCAGACTCCTATGGTGGCATTATGAAAATAGATCAGGAACAAGTACAGCTAATGAAGCGTCGAGGCGGTGTTGGTCATGATTTATCACATATCAGACCTAGAGGTAGCGAAGTGAAAAATTCCGCCTTAACATCAACAGGAATTGTACCGTTTATGGAGCGTTATTCAAATTCAACTCGTGAAGTTGCTCAAGATGGTAGGCGAGGTGCTTTAATGTTATCGGTGTCTATAAATCATCCCGATGCCGAAGATTTTATAGATGCTAAAATGGAGCAGGGGAAGGTTACTGGGGCTAATGTATCGGTAAAAATAGATGATGGCTTTATGCAGGCAGTAAAAGATGATACTAATTACATACAAAAATATCCCATATTTAGCCATAATCCTAAGTATTCAAAAGACATAAAAGCTCAAAAGTTATGGAAAAAAATTGTTCATAATGCCTGGAAATCTGCTGAGCCTGGAATTCTATTTTGGGATACCATAACCAGAGAATCGGTGCCAGATTGTTATGCCGATTTAGGTTATAAAACAATTTCCACCAATCCGTGTGGAGAAATTCCTTTGTGTCCTTACGATTCTTGTCGATTATTAGCAATAAATCTCTTTTCGTATGTAGAAAATCCTTTTACAGATCAAGCGACTTTCAATTTTGAATTATTTAAAGAGCATATTGCCTATGCACAGCGTATCATGGATGATATTATAGATTTAGAACTGGAAAAGATAGATGCTATTATTAAAAAAATAGACGCCGATCCAGAATCGGATGAAATAAAAGCAACCGAGCGTAATTTATGGGTAAATATTAGAACCAAAGCCGAAGAAGGAAGACGAACAGGAATTGGTATCACGGCAGAAGGCGATATGTTAGCAGCGCTAGGAATTCGTTATGGATCTAAAGAAGGAAATGCGTTTTCTGTTGAGGTTCATAAAACGATGGCTATTGCAGCTTACAAGGCATCGGTTTATACAGCTAAAGAGCGAGGAGCTTTTTCAATTTTTGATATTGAGCGTGAGAAGAACAATCCGTTTATTCAGCGTTTAAAAGAAGCTGATGAGCAATTATATAACGACATGGTAAAATATGGAAGACGTAATATAGCGTTATTAACTATTGCGCCAACAGGAACAACAAGTTTAATGACACAAACAAGTTCCGGTATAGAGCCTGTTTTTCTGCCTGTTTACAAAAGACGTCGAAAAGTAAATCCTAATGATAAGAATGTGCGTGTAGATTTCGTAGATGAGGTTGGCGATTCTTGGGAAGAATATGTAGTGTTCCACCATAGGTTTAAACAGTGGATGGAAGTCAATAACATTAAAGTTGATGATAATTGTTCTCAGGAAGAATTAGATGCTATTGTAAAGCAATCGCCCTATTATAAAGCTACGTCGAATGATGTAGATTGGTTAAGTAAAGTAAGTATGCAAGGCGCTGTTCAAAAATGGGTAGATCATTCCATAAGTGTAACGATTAATCTGCCTAACGATGTGTCTGAAGATTTAGTTGGAAACTTATATTTAAAAGCTTGGGAAGTGGGCTGTAAAGGCGTGACAGTGTATCGAGATGGTTCGCGTTCTGGCGTATTGATTTCTAATGATGATAAAGAACAAGACACCGAATCCTTAACAAACTTTCCTACAAAACGCCCACAAATATTAGAAGCCGATGTGGTTAGATTCCAGAATAATAAAGAAAAGTGGATTGCTTTTATAGGTAAAATTGATGGTAAACCTTATGAAATTTTTACTGGTTTAGCCGATGATGAAGATGGTATTCTAATACCAAGATGGGTGACAGAAGGATTAATTATTAAAAATAGAAATGAAGACGGAACATCTCGTTACGATTTTCAGTATAAAAATAAGCGCGGTTATAAAACAACTATCGAAGGTTTGTCTCATAAATTCAATCCTGAATACTGGAATTACGCAAAGCTAATTTCTAGTACGTTAAGACATGGTATGCCAATAGATAAGGTTGTGGATTTAATTAACAGTTTGCAATTAGATAGCGCTTCTATTAATACCTGGAAAAATGGTGTTGTTCGCGCTTTAAAACGCTTTGTTGAAGATGGTACAAAAGCTAAAGGAAAATGCTCCAATTGTAATTCTGATAAGTTAATCTATCAAGAAGGGTGTTTAACGTGTCAAGATTGTGGTTCATCCAAATGTGGATAA
- a CDS encoding DUF3078 domain-containing protein codes for MAQPDSLFFYVNDDVKLPTKGTWEQTNKAGLDISEVAFVNWNAGGSNSISALLSFQSQLKYQFRHFFWNTNLLTRYGINKQQEQKMRKTDDIIDISSVVGYRKDTLTNWYYSARFNFKSQFTNGYNYPDKNKAISRFMAPGYLFLGGGVEYGKNIDEFSSYFSPLTLKATFVLDEELANLGSFGVRPAEYDSEGNLIREGEKVRKEIGVLLTNAYEAQLFENISVKHFVSFYTDYLNNFGNIDVDWQVNFDFKVNDFVRATLGSHLRYDDDTKVLVETDVEGEYEEEGATVQWKQLLGVGVVVDF; via the coding sequence ATGGCTCAACCAGATTCTTTATTTTTTTATGTAAATGACGATGTAAAGTTGCCAACAAAAGGGACTTGGGAGCAGACTAACAAAGCTGGTTTAGATATAAGTGAGGTGGCTTTTGTTAACTGGAATGCTGGTGGTAGTAACTCTATTTCTGCGTTGTTAAGTTTCCAAAGTCAGCTAAAATATCAATTCAGACACTTTTTTTGGAACACTAATTTGCTCACGCGCTACGGAATAAATAAACAGCAAGAACAAAAAATGCGTAAAACAGATGATATTATAGATATTAGCTCTGTTGTAGGGTATCGAAAAGATACGCTAACCAATTGGTATTATTCTGCACGATTTAATTTTAAATCGCAGTTTACTAATGGTTATAATTACCCCGATAAAAATAAGGCTATTTCAAGGTTTATGGCACCAGGATACTTGTTTTTGGGAGGTGGTGTCGAGTACGGGAAAAATATTGATGAATTTTCTAGTTACTTTTCTCCGTTAACATTAAAAGCGACCTTTGTTTTAGATGAAGAGTTGGCGAATTTAGGCTCATTTGGAGTGCGGCCAGCAGAATATGATAGCGAAGGCAATTTAATTCGTGAAGGAGAAAAAGTAAGAAAAGAAATAGGTGTGTTGCTTACAAATGCCTATGAAGCTCAGTTATTCGAAAATATTTCAGTAAAACATTTTGTAAGCTTCTACACAGATTACCTAAACAACTTTGGTAACATTGATGTTGATTGGCAGGTAAACTTTGATTTTAAAGTAAATGACTTCGTAAGAGCGACATTAGGATCGCATTTAAGATATGACGATGACACTAAAGTTTTAGTCGAAACTGATGTAGAAGGCGAGTACGAAGAAGAAGGTGCAACCGTACAATGGAAACAGCTACTTGGTGTAGGTGTTGTAGTCGATTTTTAA
- the prfA gene encoding peptide chain release factor 1, whose amino-acid sequence MLEKLEIVKQRFDEVSDLIIQPDIIADQKRYIQLNKEYKDLKVLVDKREEYKMVLDRIQEAEEIIEDGSDEEMVEMAKMQLEEAKEKIPPLEDEIRFLLIPKDPEDSKNAVVELRAGTGGDEASIFAGDLFRMYTKYCESKGWKVSTVDFSEGTNGGFKEIQFEVEGDDVYGTLKFEAGVHRVQRVPQTETQGRVHTSAATCMVFPEAEEFDVEIDPKDVRIDYFCSSGPGGQSVNTTYSAVRLTHEPTGLVAQCQDQKSQHKNKEKAFKVLRSRLYDLELAKKQEEEAAKRGSMVTSGDRSAKIRTYNYPQGRVTDHRINLTLYDLQNIINGDIQKIIDELQLAENTEKLKASDETI is encoded by the coding sequence ATGTTAGAGAAGTTAGAAATAGTAAAGCAACGTTTTGACGAGGTTAGCGATTTAATTATCCAACCAGATATTATCGCAGATCAAAAACGTTACATTCAGTTAAATAAAGAATACAAAGATTTAAAAGTTCTAGTTGATAAGCGAGAAGAATACAAAATGGTATTAGATCGCATACAGGAGGCCGAAGAAATTATTGAAGATGGCAGTGATGAAGAAATGGTTGAAATGGCTAAAATGCAGCTAGAAGAAGCCAAGGAAAAAATTCCGCCACTAGAAGATGAAATTCGCTTCTTATTAATCCCGAAAGATCCAGAAGATTCTAAAAATGCTGTTGTAGAGCTGCGTGCTGGTACAGGAGGTGACGAAGCAAGTATTTTTGCGGGAGATTTATTCAGAATGTATACCAAATACTGCGAAAGTAAAGGATGGAAAGTAAGTACCGTAGATTTTAGTGAAGGCACCAATGGCGGCTTTAAAGAAATTCAATTTGAAGTAGAAGGCGATGACGTATACGGAACATTAAAATTTGAAGCTGGTGTACATCGTGTACAACGTGTGCCACAAACAGAAACGCAAGGCCGTGTACATACAAGTGCGGCAACCTGTATGGTATTTCCAGAAGCCGAAGAGTTTGATGTTGAAATCGATCCTAAAGATGTCCGTATCGATTATTTCTGTTCTTCTGGTCCAGGAGGGCAATCGGTTAACACAACCTACTCAGCTGTGCGTTTAACGCATGAGCCAACAGGTTTGGTAGCGCAATGTCAAGACCAAAAATCACAACATAAAAATAAAGAGAAAGCCTTTAAAGTGTTACGTTCTCGTTTATACGATTTAGAATTGGCTAAAAAGCAAGAGGAAGAAGCAGCTAAACGTGGTAGTATGGTAACCTCTGGTGATAGAAGTGCAAAAATTAGAACATATAACTATCCGCAAGGTCGTGTAACAGATCATAGAATAAACTTAACGTTATATGATTTGCAAAATATTATAAACGGCGATATTCAAAAAATTATAGATGAATTGCAGTTAGCCGAAAACACCGAAAAGTTAAAAGCTAGCGACGAAACTATTTAA
- a CDS encoding helical backbone metal receptor, producing the protein MQVKDQLHRTLVFQDVPKRIVSLVPSLTELLCDLGLKKQLVGVTKFCVHPKTIREDTLIVGGTKQVHFDKIKALQPDIILCNKEENTQDIVEQCSQIAPVHVSDIYTVTDCLALIKMYGSIFDVKKEAAALVTSISNEQKSFQNFIVDKPVLKVGYFIWSSPWMVAGNHTFINYLLEQNNFKNVFVSSSRYPEICLNNEKLKAADVIMLSSEPYPFKKEHKETLEKQFPNTKVVLVDGEMFSWYGSRLKKAFPYFKCLHKNDLQ; encoded by the coding sequence ATGCAAGTTAAAGACCAATTGCATAGAACGCTTGTTTTTCAAGATGTGCCTAAACGCATTGTGTCGTTGGTGCCAAGTTTAACAGAGCTATTGTGCGATCTTGGTTTAAAAAAACAATTGGTTGGTGTTACTAAGTTTTGTGTTCATCCTAAAACGATAAGAGAGGATACATTAATTGTTGGCGGAACAAAACAAGTGCATTTCGATAAAATAAAAGCGTTACAGCCCGATATAATTCTTTGCAATAAAGAAGAAAATACACAAGATATAGTTGAACAGTGTTCTCAAATAGCGCCAGTTCATGTTAGCGATATTTATACTGTTACCGATTGCTTAGCGCTGATTAAAATGTATGGAAGCATATTTGATGTTAAAAAAGAAGCAGCGGCATTGGTGACTTCAATTTCTAACGAGCAAAAATCATTTCAAAATTTTATAGTGGATAAGCCGGTTCTTAAGGTGGGTTATTTTATTTGGAGTTCGCCGTGGATGGTTGCAGGTAACCATACATTTATAAACTATTTACTGGAACAAAATAACTTTAAAAATGTATTTGTTTCTTCATCGCGTTATCCAGAGATTTGTTTAAACAATGAAAAGTTAAAGGCGGCTGATGTTATCATGCTCTCGAGCGAACCTTATCCGTTTAAAAAAGAGCATAAAGAAACCTTAGAAAAACAATTTCCAAATACTAAAGTAGTGTTAGTAGATGGCGAAATGTTTTCTTGGTATGGTTCTAGACTTAAAAAAGCATTTCCTTATTTTAAGTGTTTGCATAAAAACGACTTACAATAA
- the pyrF gene encoding orotidine-5'-phosphate decarboxylase — translation MTTQQLTHQIKTKKSFLCIGLDVDLDKIPNYLLNEEDPIFAFNKAIIDATHHLAVAYKPNTAFYEAYGLKGWKSLEKTIHYLNKNYPELYTIADAKRGDIGNTSKMYAKAFLEDLGFDSVTVAPYMGKDSVEPFLSFQDKHAILLALTSNQGAFDFQTLNVNNQELYKQVLETSKTWDNAENLMYVVGATKAEYLKEIRKIVPESFLLVPGVGAQGGSLKEVCKYGMTKNVGLLINSSRGIIYASKEQDFAQAAAIKAEELQQQMEAILTHAS, via the coding sequence ATGACAACACAACAACTTACTCACCAAATTAAAACAAAAAAATCCTTTCTGTGTATTGGATTAGATGTTGATTTAGATAAAATACCAAACTATCTTTTAAACGAAGAAGATCCTATATTTGCTTTTAATAAAGCTATTATAGATGCCACACACCATTTGGCAGTAGCGTATAAGCCAAACACAGCATTTTACGAAGCTTATGGGTTAAAAGGGTGGAAATCATTAGAAAAAACGATTCATTATTTAAATAAAAATTATCCAGAACTGTATACTATTGCTGATGCCAAGCGTGGCGATATAGGTAATACCAGTAAAATGTATGCTAAGGCATTTCTGGAAGACTTAGGTTTTGATAGTGTAACTGTGGCGCCTTATATGGGAAAAGATTCGGTAGAGCCTTTTTTAAGTTTTCAAGACAAACATGCTATTCTTTTGGCGCTAACCTCAAATCAAGGCGCATTCGATTTTCAAACGCTTAATGTTAATAACCAGGAATTATATAAACAAGTTCTCGAGACCTCTAAAACTTGGGATAACGCCGAAAATTTAATGTATGTAGTTGGTGCTACAAAAGCAGAATACTTAAAGGAAATTAGAAAGATTGTCCCTGAAAGCTTTTTATTGGTGCCTGGAGTTGGTGCGCAAGGAGGAAGTTTAAAAGAGGTGTGTAAATATGGAATGACCAAAAATGTTGGGTTGTTAATTAATTCTTCTAGAGGGATTATTTATGCATCTAAAGAGCAGGATTTCGCCCAGGCTGCAGCAATAAAGGCTGAAGAACTTCAACAGCAAATGGAAGCCATTTTAACCCATGCAAGTTAA
- a CDS encoding AIR synthase related protein, whose protein sequence is MSKEISKRYAQRGVSASKEDVHNAIKNIDKGLFPKAFCKIVPDYLTNNEDYCLVMHADGAGTKSSLAYMYWKETGDISVWKGIAQDALIMNIDDLLCVGATDNIMLSSTIGRNKNVIPGDVISAIINGTEELISELKNFGVTIHSTGGETADVGDLVRTIIVDSTVTARVKRDQVIDNANIQAGDVIVGLESFGQATYETSYNGGMGSNGLTSARHDVFHEYLAEKFPESFDSSVPEDLVYSGNVKLTDSVENSPIDAGKLVLSPTRTYAPIIKKILDHYDSKDVHGMVHCSGGAQTKILHFVDNLHIVKDNMFSIPPLFKLIQEQSKTDWKEMYQVFNCGHRMELYVNKEIANDIIAISKSFNVDAKIIGRVEASPEKRLTIKSEFGTFEY, encoded by the coding sequence ATGAGTAAAGAAATAAGCAAAAGATATGCTCAAAGAGGTGTTTCTGCCTCAAAAGAAGATGTACATAACGCTATCAAGAATATAGATAAAGGGTTGTTCCCTAAAGCCTTTTGTAAAATTGTACCAGATTACTTAACAAATAACGAGGATTATTGTTTGGTCATGCATGCCGATGGTGCAGGAACAAAAAGTTCTTTAGCCTACATGTATTGGAAAGAAACAGGAGATATTTCTGTGTGGAAAGGTATTGCGCAAGATGCATTAATAATGAATATTGATGATTTATTGTGTGTTGGAGCAACAGATAATATTATGTTATCGTCAACTATTGGACGCAATAAAAATGTTATTCCAGGAGACGTTATTTCGGCTATTATTAATGGCACAGAAGAGCTTATTTCCGAATTAAAAAACTTTGGTGTAACCATTCACTCCACAGGTGGCGAAACTGCAGATGTTGGTGATTTGGTTAGAACAATTATCGTAGATTCCACGGTAACGGCAAGAGTAAAAAGAGATCAAGTTATCGATAATGCCAATATTCAAGCAGGTGATGTTATTGTTGGGCTAGAATCGTTTGGGCAGGCAACATACGAAACATCGTACAATGGCGGTATGGGAAGTAATGGGTTAACATCGGCACGTCACGATGTTTTTCATGAGTATTTAGCAGAAAAATTTCCTGAGAGTTTTGATAGCTCGGTTCCTGAAGATTTAGTGTACTCTGGAAATGTAAAACTAACCGATTCTGTAGAGAATTCACCAATAGATGCAGGTAAGCTTGTATTGTCTCCAACAAGAACGTATGCTCCCATAATTAAAAAAATCCTTGATCATTATGATAGTAAGGATGTGCATGGCATGGTACATTGTAGTGGTGGCGCACAAACTAAGATTCTTCATTTTGTAGATAATTTACATATTGTTAAAGATAATATGTTTAGTATTCCACCGTTGTTTAAGCTAATTCAAGAGCAATCTAAAACAGATTGGAAAGAAATGTATCAGGTGTTTAATTGTGGTCATAGAATGGAGTTGTATGTAAATAAAGAGATTGCGAATGATATTATTGCAATATCAAAAAGTTTTAATGTCGATGCTAAAATTATAGGTCGTGTTGAAGCTTCTCCAGAGAAGAGACTAACTATTAAAAGTGAGTTTGGAACGTTCGAATATTAA